One genomic region from Caldisericum sp. encodes:
- a CDS encoding ferredoxin has protein sequence MAKYKVAINKDTCIGCGVCASICPENWKMDDDGKANFISEISDADCNKDAAENCPTQSITVEEVG, from the coding sequence ATGGCAAAATATAAAGTTGCAATTAACAAAGACACCTGCATTGGTTGTGGCGTTTGTGCATCCATTTGTCCTGAGAACTGGAAAATGGATGACGATGGAAAGGCAAATTTCATCTCTGAGATTTCCGATGCAGATTGCAACAAGGATGCTGCTGAAAACTGCCCCACTCAGAGCATCACTGTTGAGGAGGTAGGTTAG
- the dnaK gene encoding molecular chaperone DnaK — protein MGRIIGIDLGTSNSAAAVMIGGKPTIIPAAEGPSVAGKTVPSVVAFTKDGQILVGEPARRQATINPEGTVTGIKRKMGTKEKIVIYGKEYTPEQISAFILQKIKKDAEAFLGEKVEKAVITVPAYFNDDQRQATKNAGEIAGLEVVRLVNEPTAAAFAYGLDRSDKELKILVFDFGGGTLDVTIMDFGGGVFQVKATAGDTQLGGRDMDEALVNYIVEEFKKDTGIDLRNDKMAMVRIREAAEKAKIELSSVLETQINLPFITADATGPKHLVMNITRAKLESLVEPIVKRCAGPLEQAIKDAGLTPQQIDKIILVGGPTKMPIVQKFVADYIGKQPERGIDPMECVAMGAAIQAGIIEGEVKNVVLVDVVPISLGIETLGGIFTKMIDRNTPIPTSKTQIFTTAADNQTSVEIHILQGERPLAKDNLSLGRFILDGIPPAPRGVPQIEVTYAVDENGILHVTAKDLATGKEQKITVTNSNKLSKEEIERLKREAEMYAEADKKKAEEIQIKNDGDALVYSGRKFLKDYGDKINPSDKAALENEINELEKYVKEGNIEMIKAKIEQVNQLMSKIGQDMYKQGGGTTEGQNPS, from the coding sequence ATGGGAAGAATTATTGGAATTGACCTTGGAACAAGCAATTCTGCGGCAGCTGTTATGATTGGGGGCAAACCCACTATCATACCTGCAGCAGAAGGACCAAGTGTAGCAGGTAAAACTGTACCCTCTGTAGTTGCTTTTACAAAGGATGGTCAAATACTTGTTGGAGAGCCTGCAAGGAGACAGGCAACTATTAACCCTGAAGGTACCGTTACAGGTATTAAAAGGAAAATGGGAACAAAAGAAAAAATAGTGATTTATGGAAAAGAGTATACCCCAGAGCAAATATCTGCTTTCATTTTGCAGAAAATTAAAAAAGATGCCGAAGCATTTTTAGGCGAGAAAGTCGAAAAGGCAGTTATTACTGTTCCTGCCTACTTTAACGATGACCAGCGACAGGCAACCAAAAACGCAGGAGAAATTGCAGGGCTTGAAGTTGTGCGTCTTGTAAATGAACCGACAGCAGCAGCATTTGCATACGGTCTTGATAGATCCGACAAAGAGTTAAAAATTCTTGTATTCGATTTTGGTGGTGGTACGCTTGATGTAACCATTATGGATTTTGGTGGAGGCGTTTTCCAGGTTAAGGCAACCGCTGGAGACACCCAACTCGGTGGCCGCGATATGGATGAAGCCCTTGTGAATTATATTGTTGAAGAATTTAAGAAAGATACCGGAATTGATTTAAGAAATGACAAAATGGCAATGGTAAGGATAAGGGAAGCTGCTGAAAAAGCAAAAATTGAACTTTCCTCTGTTCTTGAAACACAAATAAACTTACCGTTCATTACGGCAGATGCAACAGGCCCCAAACATCTTGTAATGAATATAACTCGCGCAAAACTTGAGTCACTTGTTGAACCTATAGTTAAGAGATGTGCAGGACCATTGGAACAGGCTATAAAAGATGCAGGACTTACTCCTCAACAAATTGATAAGATCATTCTTGTAGGTGGACCAACAAAGATGCCCATTGTTCAGAAGTTTGTTGCAGATTACATTGGAAAGCAACCAGAGCGAGGAATTGACCCAATGGAATGTGTAGCAATGGGTGCTGCAATACAGGCAGGTATTATCGAGGGAGAAGTCAAGAATGTAGTTCTTGTTGATGTTGTGCCTATTTCTCTTGGAATTGAGACCCTTGGTGGAATATTTACAAAGATGATTGATAGAAATACACCAATTCCTACATCAAAAACACAGATATTTACGACTGCTGCCGATAACCAGACAAGCGTAGAAATTCATATCTTGCAGGGTGAACGTCCTCTTGCAAAGGATAACCTATCGCTTGGTAGATTTATCCTTGATGGCATTCCACCTGCGCCAAGAGGAGTTCCTCAGATTGAGGTTACTTATGCAGTTGATGAAAATGGAATTCTTCATGTAACTGCAAAAGACCTTGCTACAGGAAAAGAACAAAAAATAACAGTAACTAACTCGAATAAACTTTCTAAAGAAGAAATTGAAAGGCTTAAGAGAGAAGCTGAGATGTATGCTGAAGCAGACAAGAAAAAGGCAGAAGAAATTCAAATCAAAAACGATGGTGATGCACTCGTTTATTCTGGAAGAAAATTCTTGAAAGACTATGGCGATAAGATAAATCCTTCTGATAAGGCAGCGCTCGAGAACGAGATTAACGAACTTGAAAAATATGTTAAAGAAGGTAATATAGAAATGATTAAGGCAAAAATTGAGCAAGTTAATCAATTGATGTCGAAAATTGGACAGGATATGTACAAGCAGGGTGGAGGAACAACTGAAGGACAGAATCCAAGTTAA
- a CDS encoding rhomboid family intramembrane serine protease, with amino-acid sequence MIPLRDTEEIETFPFITILLIIVNSFIFMYIYFTAASAPVPEQYLANVYLTYGLVPKNILNAPLFSAPYLTFITSIFLHGSWSHLIFNMLFLWIFGNNVEDYFGHFHFLLFYLLAGIFASLIQLLTMGASTVPVIGASGAIAGTMGAYFLLFPRSRIRTLVFIFFFVTIIEIPAPVYLLIWFMSQLFEGLSNFGVASGIAFFAHVGGFIFGVLYAALIGRHAGRKRRYLYYI; translated from the coding sequence GTGATTCCACTTCGAGACACTGAAGAAATAGAAACATTTCCTTTTATTACAATACTTTTAATTATCGTAAATAGTTTTATCTTTATGTATATTTACTTTACTGCAGCTTCAGCACCTGTGCCAGAGCAATATCTTGCAAATGTTTACTTAACATATGGACTTGTGCCTAAAAATATTCTAAATGCGCCACTATTTAGCGCTCCTTATCTTACATTTATAACTTCAATTTTCCTTCACGGAAGTTGGTCTCACCTTATTTTTAACATGCTTTTCCTGTGGATATTTGGTAATAATGTTGAAGATTACTTTGGGCACTTCCATTTTCTTTTGTTCTATCTTCTTGCAGGGATTTTTGCATCTCTTATACAACTTTTGACTATGGGTGCTTCAACTGTCCCTGTGATTGGTGCAAGTGGTGCAATAGCAGGAACAATGGGAGCATATTTTCTTCTGTTTCCACGCTCAAGGATCAGAACGCTTGTTTTTATTTTCTTTTTTGTAACGATTATAGAAATTCCTGCACCTGTTTATCTTCTTATCTGGTTTATGTCTCAACTGTTTGAGGGGCTTTCGAATTTTGGAGTTGCTTCGGGTATCGCATTTTTTGCACACGTCGGAGGTTTCATTTTTGGGGTACTTTACGCAGCCCTTATAGGAAGACATGCAGGGAGAAAAAGAAGATATCTCTACTATATTTGA
- a CDS encoding nucleotide exchange factor GrpE codes for MANNEEEKKNNHNDENTETPHVENSENTENQLEEKIKEMENELKKKENEIFDLKMENIKLKERLRQESDIYERELKRLVLKEKINIFKEFLEVLDNIERALESLNGDSEHSKGLMLIKDQLFKFLSSYGIKEMDLINKPYDPNIADIGEVVETKDYPQGTVVKVLRKGYYIGDNVLRTAVVAVSKEPSENKNENSSNNSNN; via the coding sequence GTGGCTAATAATGAGGAAGAAAAGAAAAATAACCATAACGATGAAAATACCGAAACTCCACACGTTGAAAACAGTGAAAATACCGAAAACCAATTAGAGGAGAAGATTAAGGAAATGGAAAACGAACTTAAGAAAAAAGAAAATGAAATTTTCGACCTTAAAATGGAAAATATAAAGTTAAAAGAAAGACTCCGTCAGGAGTCTGATATTTATGAAAGGGAATTAAAGAGATTAGTCCTCAAGGAAAAGATTAATATTTTCAAAGAATTTCTTGAAGTCCTTGATAACATTGAAAGGGCTCTTGAATCTCTAAACGGAGATTCTGAGCACTCAAAGGGACTGATGCTTATAAAAGACCAGTTATTTAAATTCTTATCTTCTTATGGAATTAAAGAGATGGATTTGATAAATAAGCCGTATGACCCTAATATTGCTGATATTGGTGAGGTGGTAGAGACAAAGGATTACCCACAAGGAACTGTTGTGAAAGTTCTTCGAAAAGGTTACTATATTGGTGATAATGTCCTCAGAACGGCAGTTGTTGCCGTTTCTAAGGAGCCGAGCGAAAATAAAAATGAAAATTCTTCAAATAACTCAAATAATTAG
- a CDS encoding 2-oxoacid:acceptor oxidoreductase family protein, producing the protein MAVQTKKGVYEVRFHGRAGQGAKSGSQMLALAAFEEGKSIQAFPEYGSERRGAPTVAYTRISDKEIRTHEPIVNPDAVLVFDFGLAKNIPVTAGLDEENGVLIVNTTKTPEEIRQITGFKGKIFTVDATGISLELLKMDAPNVPMLGALVRATGVVKLETLEDVIREEFLDKIGEEKVQKNIIGLKRGYEEAKNG; encoded by the coding sequence ATGGCGGTTCAAACAAAAAAAGGTGTTTATGAGGTAAGATTCCATGGTAGGGCAGGTCAAGGTGCAAAGTCAGGTTCGCAAATGCTTGCACTTGCTGCCTTTGAAGAAGGAAAGTCAATACAGGCATTCCCTGAGTATGGTTCTGAAAGAAGAGGTGCGCCAACAGTTGCCTACACAAGAATTTCTGATAAGGAGATTCGAACTCATGAACCAATCGTAAATCCTGATGCAGTGCTTGTATTTGATTTCGGTCTTGCAAAGAACATTCCTGTAACTGCAGGACTCGATGAGGAGAACGGAGTTCTTATTGTTAACACTACGAAAACTCCGGAAGAAATAAGGCAAATTACTGGGTTTAAAGGTAAAATTTTTACAGTTGATGCAACAGGTATTTCACTTGAACTCTTAAAGATGGATGCACCTAATGTTCCTATGCTTGGTGCGCTCGTAAGAGCTACTGGTGTTGTTAAGTTAGAAACACTTGAAGATGTCATAAGAGAAGAGTTCCTTGACAAAATTGGTGAAGAGAAAGTCCAGAAAAACATCATTGGTCTTAAAAGAGGCTACGAGGAGGCAAAAAATGGCTGA
- a CDS encoding pyruvate ferredoxin oxidoreductase (catalyzes the formation of acetyl-CoA from pyruvate and coenzyme A), with product MATIQEIVSKEKPLVSGHRMCAGCGIPPIVNTIVAASDKPVIIANATGCLEVTSTIYPFNAWNVPWIHLTFENAAAVAAGIETALRAFKKKGKIDTDVNIIAIGGDGGTYDIGFQALSGALERRHKFMYVVYDNQGYMNTGNQRSGATPFGASTTTVPAGKVSYGKPQWRKNIVEITAAHRIPYAAQAAVHNLLDLYNKAKKGFEADGPAFLAVFQPCTTNWHYDPSLTIQYSKLATETNFWPLYEIENGKVKINYKPKERKPIEEFLKGQGRFKHLFKPENKHIIEEMQKMIDEEWERLLKLEESGVQL from the coding sequence ATGGCAACGATTCAAGAAATTGTATCCAAAGAAAAGCCCTTAGTTTCAGGGCATCGAATGTGTGCTGGATGTGGAATTCCGCCGATTGTGAACACGATAGTTGCAGCCTCTGATAAGCCTGTTATTATTGCAAACGCAACAGGATGTCTTGAGGTAACATCGACAATATATCCTTTTAATGCATGGAATGTTCCATGGATTCACCTCACGTTTGAAAATGCTGCAGCGGTTGCAGCAGGCATTGAAACAGCATTGAGGGCATTTAAGAAGAAAGGTAAAATTGATACCGATGTAAACATAATTGCTATTGGTGGAGATGGTGGAACCTACGATATAGGTTTTCAGGCTCTATCCGGTGCACTTGAAAGAAGACATAAATTCATGTATGTTGTTTATGATAACCAGGGATATATGAATACAGGAAACCAGAGAAGTGGTGCAACTCCTTTTGGTGCAAGCACTACAACAGTCCCTGCAGGAAAAGTTAGTTACGGCAAACCTCAGTGGAGGAAGAATATTGTTGAAATTACTGCAGCACACAGGATTCCCTATGCAGCACAGGCAGCAGTTCATAACTTGCTTGACCTTTACAACAAAGCAAAGAAAGGTTTCGAAGCAGATGGTCCTGCCTTCCTTGCTGTTTTCCAGCCCTGCACTACAAACTGGCACTATGACCCATCATTGACAATTCAGTATTCCAAACTTGCAACTGAGACAAACTTCTGGCCTCTCTATGAAATTGAGAATGGTAAAGTTAAGATTAACTACAAACCGAAAGAAAGAAAACCAATCGAGGAGTTCTTAAAAGGTCAGGGAAGGTTTAAACATCTCTTCAAGCCTGAAAATAAACATATAATTGAAGAGATGCAAAAGATGATAGACGAAGAGTGGGAAAGACTCTTAAAACTTGAGGAATCAGGAGTCCAGTTATAA
- a CDS encoding S1 RNA-binding domain-containing protein, with protein sequence MGNTEATGRVIKVMPYGAFVKLDEGKVGLIHVSQLTELGAVNLDDPIKEGDRVLVKINGKDKSGKLNLIFVRKVSEQAKKEEQQKESFEQLLKKFLKESQDSLVAQKRRIKRHRGEAA encoded by the coding sequence ATGGGAAACACGGAAGCAACTGGTAGGGTAATAAAAGTTATGCCCTATGGTGCCTTCGTAAAACTCGATGAAGGCAAGGTTGGTTTAATTCATGTTTCTCAACTTACAGAATTAGGAGCTGTTAACCTCGACGATCCAATAAAAGAGGGAGACAGAGTCCTTGTGAAAATAAACGGCAAGGACAAGAGCGGTAAGTTAAATTTGATTTTTGTAAGAAAAGTTAGCGAGCAAGCAAAAAAAGAGGAACAGCAGAAAGAGTCTTTTGAACAGTTATTAAAGAAGTTCCTCAAGGAGTCGCAAGATTCGCTTGTTGCTCAAAAGAGACGTATAAAAAGACATAGAGGAGAGGCGGCGTAG
- a CDS encoding 4Fe-4S binding protein, with protein MAEKKGWKDLMRGADLPPATALENKTGSWRSLRPVWDPSNCIHCMICVSYCPDMAIPITKSEEGVVGKNGRVYKGTIRLETNFDYCKGCGICAVECPTKCITMVREE; from the coding sequence ATGGCTGAGAAAAAAGGCTGGAAAGACTTAATGCGTGGAGCAGATTTACCTCCCGCAACAGCGCTTGAGAATAAAACAGGTTCATGGAGAAGCCTTCGTCCTGTTTGGGATCCCTCAAATTGTATACATTGTATGATTTGTGTTTCATATTGTCCTGATATGGCAATTCCAATTACCAAAAGCGAGGAAGGCGTTGTAGGAAAAAATGGCAGAGTCTATAAAGGAACGATAAGGTTAGAAACAAACTTTGATTACTGCAAGGGTTGTGGTATCTGCGCAGTTGAGTGTCCTACCAAGTGCATTACTATGGTAAGAGAAGAGTAG
- a CDS encoding ABC transporter substrate-binding protein, giving the protein MRKKIKKLLPIVLIGVLLVLIVFTLTSCIGYVKVLVVAPISSNAPEFGISTVNGIEMKLEEVNKSGGVLGKKIRIVTFDDKGSPDYVSDKLREVLSRNSYIAVVGAPFSRIAIPVSNICEELNIPFIASVATNPEVTKGKEYVFRACFTDEIQGRASAHFVYEKLGLKEGGVFYDIEDPYSNYLAKSFRDEFEKLGGKIVAFYPHPHEPVTVEYPLQKMLEQGVQFVFNPDLYVDGSEVYKELRKQGFEGPIIFGDGVDAPQLLSRVNKPYNVFYVSHYSMDNPKWVEFVNKYKEKYKTEPNIEAYLAYDAMGLLVEAIKKANTFERPEIKDALKNITYEGITGKIEFKNSNDPVKPVYVYGFKNFVPIKVWEYVPNLSH; this is encoded by the coding sequence ATGAGGAAAAAAATTAAAAAACTTTTACCGATTGTGTTAATAGGCGTCTTGCTCGTTCTCATTGTTTTTACTCTTACTTCATGTATAGGTTATGTTAAAGTATTGGTTGTTGCTCCCATTAGTTCTAATGCCCCTGAATTTGGTATTTCAACTGTTAATGGGATTGAAATGAAACTCGAGGAAGTGAATAAAAGTGGTGGAGTTTTAGGGAAGAAGATTCGTATAGTCACTTTTGATGACAAAGGTAGTCCTGATTATGTTTCTGATAAATTAAGAGAGGTTTTATCACGCAATAGTTACATTGCTGTAGTTGGCGCGCCGTTTAGCAGGATTGCAATTCCTGTAAGTAACATTTGTGAGGAGCTTAATATTCCTTTCATAGCATCAGTTGCAACGAATCCCGAGGTAACAAAAGGCAAGGAGTATGTCTTTCGTGCTTGCTTTACAGATGAAATACAGGGGAGAGCTTCCGCTCATTTTGTTTATGAAAAACTTGGGCTCAAAGAGGGTGGAGTTTTTTACGATATAGAAGACCCTTATTCAAATTACCTTGCAAAATCATTTAGAGATGAGTTTGAAAAGTTAGGTGGAAAGATCGTTGCGTTTTATCCCCATCCACACGAACCAGTTACAGTCGAATACCCACTTCAAAAGATGCTTGAGCAGGGAGTTCAATTTGTATTTAACCCAGACTTATATGTTGATGGATCTGAAGTCTATAAAGAGTTAAGGAAGCAAGGTTTTGAAGGACCTATTATTTTCGGAGACGGAGTTGACGCACCTCAATTACTTTCAAGGGTAAACAAGCCTTACAATGTTTTTTATGTAAGTCATTATTCGATGGATAATCCAAAATGGGTAGAGTTTGTAAATAAATATAAAGAAAAGTATAAGACAGAGCCAAATATTGAGGCATATCTTGCATATGATGCTATGGGGCTTTTGGTAGAGGCAATTAAAAAGGCAAATACATTCGAAAGACCTGAAATAAAGGACGCACTCAAAAACATTACTTATGAGGGAATAACTGGAAAAATAGAATTTAAAAATTCAAATGACCCGGTAAAACCTGTTTATGTATATGGCTTTAAAAACTTTGTGCCCATAAAGGTGTGGGAATATGTTCCTAACTTATCTCATTAA
- a CDS encoding S-methyl-5'-thioadenosine phosphorylase, whose product MGKYTAEFGVFGGSGFYSFLENVSEVKIETPYGAPSDVIAIGEYKGRSVAFLPRHGKLHQYPPHKIPYRANLWAFKELGVKRIIAPTAVGSLQPEYKVGDFVVTDQFVDFTSGRECTFYEGPITTHISMAEPYCPELRGIAIEALEKLGVRFHRTGTVVVIQGPRFSTKAESIFFTRMGFHIINMTQYPEVVLARELEMCYVNVAVVTDYDVGIVAEGNVEPVTQEMVIKKFNENIGTLKEVVKYIIEHTPAERHCKCGEALKDARVGE is encoded by the coding sequence ATGGGAAAATACACAGCAGAATTTGGAGTTTTTGGTGGGTCGGGCTTTTATTCTTTTCTTGAGAATGTTTCAGAAGTTAAGATTGAAACTCCATATGGAGCGCCTTCTGATGTTATAGCAATAGGCGAGTATAAGGGCAGAAGTGTTGCATTTTTGCCAAGACATGGAAAACTTCACCAGTATCCACCTCACAAGATTCCTTACAGGGCCAATTTATGGGCTTTTAAAGAACTTGGTGTCAAAAGAATTATAGCACCAACAGCAGTAGGAAGCCTCCAACCAGAATACAAAGTGGGAGACTTTGTTGTAACTGATCAATTTGTCGATTTTACAAGTGGCAGGGAATGTACTTTTTATGAAGGACCAATAACAACCCATATAAGTATGGCTGAACCGTATTGTCCTGAATTACGCGGAATTGCAATTGAAGCGTTGGAAAAACTCGGAGTAAGGTTTCACAGAACCGGAACAGTTGTAGTGATACAGGGTCCTCGATTTTCAACTAAGGCAGAGAGCATATTCTTTACTCGAATGGGTTTTCATATCATCAATATGACTCAATATCCTGAGGTAGTGCTCGCAAGAGAACTTGAAATGTGCTATGTGAATGTTGCAGTTGTTACCGATTACGATGTCGGAATTGTTGCGGAAGGTAATGTTGAACCTGTAACTCAGGAAATGGTTATAAAGAAATTTAATGAAAATATTGGTACCTTGAAGGAAGTTGTTAAATACATTATTGAACACACGCCTGCGGAAAGGCACTGCAAATGCGGTGAAGCCTTAAAGGATGCAAGAGTAGGAGAATAA
- the porA gene encoding pyruvate ferredoxin oxidoreductase yields the protein MAKLKPLTGAQATAEAMRQINPDVVVAYPITPQTPIVEFFAQFVADGVVDTEMVPIESEHSALSAVVGASAAGARAMCATSSQGLALMWEIVAAAPGLRLPIVMPVVNRALSAPINIHCDHSDTMGTLTLGWVQIYSENAQEAYENTLLALRIAEHPKVLLPVMVMQDGFITSHGVEVVKVLEDEEVKKFIGERKPDRYLLNVKNPYTVGPLALPDYYFEVKRQQEEAIWNAKDVYLEVGEELSKLTGKKYPFFEEYRTDDAEAVIIALNSTAGTAKDVVDEMREQGYKVGLIKPKLFRPFPYKEMRQALEKFKVVGVLDRAIAFGAYAPLYTEIRNALFEAENKPKLQSYVYGLGGRDIFKSDIKKVFEELLSGNVDSQTQKYIGLRE from the coding sequence ATGGCAAAACTTAAACCATTAACAGGAGCTCAGGCGACAGCCGAGGCAATGAGACAGATAAATCCAGATGTAGTAGTTGCATATCCAATAACACCCCAAACCCCAATAGTTGAATTCTTTGCACAGTTTGTTGCAGATGGCGTTGTTGATACAGAGATGGTTCCAATTGAATCAGAACATTCTGCACTTTCTGCAGTAGTTGGAGCTTCTGCTGCCGGTGCAAGGGCAATGTGTGCAACATCATCACAAGGTCTTGCACTTATGTGGGAAATTGTAGCAGCAGCGCCTGGATTAAGGCTCCCTATTGTTATGCCTGTTGTAAACAGAGCACTTTCAGCTCCAATTAACATCCATTGCGATCACTCGGATACAATGGGAACATTGACTTTGGGCTGGGTTCAAATTTACTCTGAAAATGCGCAAGAAGCATATGAAAATACACTACTTGCTTTAAGAATTGCAGAACATCCAAAAGTGTTACTTCCAGTTATGGTCATGCAGGATGGCTTTATAACAAGCCACGGTGTTGAAGTAGTAAAAGTCCTTGAAGATGAAGAGGTTAAAAAATTTATTGGTGAAAGAAAGCCAGATAGGTATCTTTTAAATGTTAAAAATCCTTATACAGTTGGTCCTCTTGCACTTCCTGATTACTACTTTGAGGTTAAGAGACAACAGGAAGAGGCAATATGGAACGCAAAAGATGTATATCTTGAGGTTGGCGAAGAACTTTCTAAACTAACAGGGAAGAAGTACCCATTCTTTGAAGAATACAGAACTGACGATGCTGAAGCAGTTATTATTGCATTAAATTCTACTGCAGGAACAGCAAAAGACGTAGTTGATGAAATGCGAGAACAGGGTTATAAGGTTGGTCTAATAAAGCCTAAACTCTTTAGACCTTTCCCATACAAAGAGATGAGGCAGGCTCTCGAGAAGTTTAAGGTTGTAGGTGTTCTTGATAGGGCAATTGCCTTTGGCGCATATGCACCGCTTTATACTGAAATTAGAAATGCACTATTTGAGGCAGAAAATAAGCCAAAACTTCAGAGTTATGTATATGGTCTTGGTGGTAGGGATATTTTCAAGAGCGATATTAAGAAGGTGTTTGAGGAACTTCTTTCTGGAAATGTTGATTCTCAAACCCAGAAGTACATAGGTTTAAGGGAATAA
- a CDS encoding septum formation initiator family protein has product MKKKINVVKIAIFFLVLYFFLESIFNAFYLVSNYFTLQKKRQELERLKQEQQTLLQKIEYAKSDEFVEKYARENLGLGKENETVIYFKINDESQYSQKNSENFLKNLLNLFKN; this is encoded by the coding sequence ATGAAGAAAAAAATAAATGTTGTAAAAATTGCAATTTTCTTTCTGGTGTTATATTTTTTCCTTGAAAGCATTTTTAACGCTTTTTACCTTGTAAGCAATTATTTTACACTCCAAAAGAAAAGACAGGAACTTGAAAGGCTAAAACAGGAACAGCAAACGCTTCTTCAAAAAATAGAGTATGCAAAAAGCGACGAGTTTGTTGAGAAGTACGCACGGGAAAACCTTGGTTTAGGAAAAGAAAATGAAACAGTAATCTATTTCAAAATAAACGATGAATCTCAATATTCACAAAAAAATTCAGAAAATTTCCTCAAAAACCTCTTGAATCTTTTTAAAAATTAG